The genomic interval CCACCGCGACGAGGACGGCGTCGCCCGTCGCATGTCCAAATCCGTCGTTCACGGCCTTGAAGCCGTCGAGGTCGAGACAGAACACGGTGAGCTTCGACTTCGGCGACGTCGTATCGGGAGCAGGGCCGGCAAGCAGCTCGCCGAACAGCTTCAGGTTCTGGGCGCGGTTGGGAAGCCCGGTGAGCAGGTCGTGATGCGCCATCTGGCGATTGCTGAGCTCGGAGCGGTGCAGGTCGAGCAGGACTTTATGATTCTCCAGCAGCAGGAAGATCATGCCGACGGTGTAGAGCGGCGTCTGGACACCGACGAGAAACATATAGGGGATCGGCGACAGGATCGTCGCGACCGCAAACGGCAGCGTCAGGATGCAGATCAGCAGCGCACCGTAGCGCGGCGTACCGGCGTTGCGCGAGGAGATGCCGCCGACCAGATTGGCGATGCCGATGCCGGCAAGCAGGATCAGCGGCAGCACGCCAGAGGTGACGCATTTAAAACAGCCCGCGGAAATCAGGATGGCCGAGGCGAGCCCCGCCCAGATCGGCGCAATCGTCGTTCCTGTCAGCTGCGCGGCTTTCGCCTTCGCAACGTCCTTCATCATCAGATAGACCCTTGTGATGCCCAGGAGCACTTCGGCCGCGAGCCAGGCATAGGCCCATTGGGCTCCCGTCAATGCAACCGCAATCGTTGCCGTGAGCAGGGAGGCGAATATCGCGACCGCGAGCGTCTTGGTCTTGCTCGCGCGCTGATGCAGCAGATCCTTGCGTATTTCGTCCGGCTCCGGATGCGTGCCGGCGAGAAGCCAGTCGACGCAGGCGCGCATATGCGATCTCGGCCGCCGTGGTTGCGCGGCGCAAATGGAGGTGGCGGTCGTCGAGACTGCGGTTGACATGGCGCCAGTCTCGCGGAGATGCATTGAATACCGTTTAAGCGGACGGGCAAAGTTCCAAAGAGCGTAAAGATTTAACTTCCGGTCCGAGAGGCGGCTCACGCCGGGATCTTGGCCGCGTCTTTCGCGCCCTCGCCGAGCCGCTTCGCCTCCACAGTGAGAT from Bradyrhizobium arachidis carries:
- a CDS encoding GGDEF domain-containing protein, which produces MRACVDWLLAGTHPEPDEIRKDLLHQRASKTKTLAVAIFASLLTATIAVALTGAQWAYAWLAAEVLLGITRVYLMMKDVAKAKAAQLTGTTIAPIWAGLASAILISAGCFKCVTSGVLPLILLAGIGIANLVGGISSRNAGTPRYGALLICILTLPFAVATILSPIPYMFLVGVQTPLYTVGMIFLLLENHKVLLDLHRSELSNRQMAHHDLLTGLPNRAQNLKLFGELLAGPAPDTTSPKSKLTVFCLDLDGFKAVNDGFGHATGDAVLVAVAERLRASVREVDFACRLGGDEFVILLPDLTDDEAVSIARRVISRVSEPFAFAPAARIGVSIGIAAAPRDGVTADELLSAADRALYEAKRHGKGGFVIHAPCVENVSLAPAMDAQGEVAVLAR